One genomic window of Coregonus clupeaformis isolate EN_2021a chromosome 12, ASM2061545v1, whole genome shotgun sequence includes the following:
- the LOC121578203 gene encoding protein kinase C delta type isoform X1, with amino-acid sequence MEPFLRIAFNAFDVGVLPPLTNTPFCAIKMKESFITERGKTLVQRKPTMYPAWKSSFDAHILEGRVLQVVLMKTTEEPLAEATVGMSVLAERCKKGNGCAEFWVDLQPSGKVQMAVQFFVEDTDTAAAFKSTVKGREEEDGARTLYRRKAIKQAKVHYIKNHEFTATFFGQPTFCSVCREFVWGLNKQGYKCRQCNAAIHKKCIDKIIGRCTGTAANSRDTMFQKERFKIDMPHRFKSHNYMSPTFCDHCGSMLWGMVKQGIKCEDCSMNIHHKCQKKVGNLCGINQKLLSEALNQVSQKSISRSESNNSKSTDTGIYQDFNKSPGVDPSEANENLWEGGKVPAPTSIAPKIHLTIDNFVFHKVLGKGSFGKVLLAELKGRGEYFAVKALKKDVVLMDDDVECTLVEKRVLALAWDNPFLTHLYSTFQTREHLFFVMEYLNGGDLMFHIQDKGRFDLYRATFYSAEIVIGLQFLHSKGIIYRDLKLDNVMLDRDGHIKIADFGMCKENMFGANRATTFCGTPDYIAPEILLGQKYTFSVDWWSFGVLVYEMLIGQSPFQGDDEEELFESIRMDVPHYPGWITKEAKDLLEKLFERDPSHRLGVVGNIHGHSFFKTLNWPALEKREVEPPFKPKVKAPNDCSNFDREFLREKPRLSHTDKNLIDSMDQAVFAGFSFINPKMECIMDS; translated from the exons ATGGAGCCCTTCCTGCGCATAGCCTTTAATGCATTTGATGTGGGGGTCCTGCCCCCCCTGACTAACACTCCCTTCTGTGCCATTAAGATGAAGGAGTCCTTCATCACTG AGCGGGGGAAGACCCTGGTCCAGAGGAAACCCACTATGTACCCAGCCTGGAAGTCCAGTTTTGACGCCCACATCTTGGAGGGCCGTGTCCTGCAGGTGGTTCTGATGAAGACCACAGAGGAGCCATTGGCCGAGGCCACGGTGGGCATGTCCGTGCTGGCCGAGCGCTGTAAGAAGGGCAACGGCTGTGCTGAATTCTGGGTAGACCTGCAGCCTTCTGGGAAGGTTCAAATGGCTGTCCAGTTCTTTGTGGAGGACACAGACACAGCAG CAGCGTTTAAATCGACAGTGAAGGGGCGTGAAGAGGAGGACGGGGCGAGAACACTGTACCGAAGGAAAGCCATTAAACAGGCCAAGGTCCACTACATCAAGAACCATGAATTCACTGCCACCTTCTTTGGACAGCCCACCTTCTGCTCTGTCTGCAGGGAGTTTGTCTG GGGACTCAACAAGCAAGGCTACAAGTGCCGAC AATGCAATGCGGCTATCCACAAGAAATGCATCGACAAAATCATTGGGAGATGCACCGGAACAGCAGCCAACAGTAGAGACACTATG TTCCAGAAGGAGCGCTTTAAGATCGACATGCCGCATCGCTTCAAGAGCCACAACTACATGAGCCCCACCTTCTGTGACCACTGTGGCAGTATGCTGTGGGGAATGGTCAAGCAGGGCATCAAGTGTGAAG ATTGTTCCATGAACATCCATCACAAGTGTCAGAAGAAAGTGGGCAATCTCTGTGGAATCAACCAGAAACTTCTGTCTGAGGCCCTCAaccaagttagccag AAATCCATAAGTAGGTCTGAATCCAACAACTCCAagtcaacagacactggaatctACCAGGACTTCAACAAAAGCCCAGGAGTGGACCCTAGTG AAGCCAATGAGAACCTGTGGGAAGGTGGTAAGGTCCCTGCCCCCACCAGCATCGCTCCCAAGATCCACCTCACCATCGACAACTTTGTGTTCCACAAGGTGCTGGGCAAGGGCAGCTTTGGCAAG GTCCTGCTGGCTGAGCTGAAGGGGCGAGGGGAATACTTTGCTGTGAAGGCCCTGAAGAAAGATGTGGTTCTGATGGATGATGATGTAGAGTGTACCTTGGTGGAGAAGAGagtcctggccctggcctgggacAACCCCTTCCTCACACACCTTTACTCCACCTTCCAGACTAGG GAACACCTGTTTTTCGTGATGGAGTACCTGAATGGAGGAGACCTGATGTTCCACATACAGGATAAGGGTCGCTTTGACCTCTACAGAGCCAC GTTCTACTCAGCAGAGATCGTAATTGGACTGCAGTTTCTCCATTCCAAAGGAATTATTTACAG GGACCTGAAGCTGGACAATGTGATGCTGGACAGGGACGGCCACATTAAGATTGCTGACTTTGGAATGTGCAAGGAGAACATGTTTGGAGCGAATCGGGCCACCACTTTCTGTGGGACGCCGGACTACATCGCACCAgag ATCCTGCTGGGACAGAAGTACACCTTCTCCGTGGACTGGTGGTCGTTTGGGGTGCTGGTGTATGAGATGCTGATTGGCCAGTCGCCGTTCCAGGGTGATGACGAGGAAGAGCTGTTTGAGTCCATCAGGATGGACGTGCCTCACTACCCTGGCTGGATCACCAAGGAGGCCAAGGACCTGCTGGAGAAG CTGTTTGAACGAGACCCCAGTCACAGACTAGGGGTGGTGGGGAACATCCATGGACACTCCTTCTTCAAGACCCTCAATTGGCCTGccctggagaagagagaggtggaaCCCCCCTTCAAACCTAAAGTG AAAGCCCCGAATGACTGCAGCAACTTTGACCGGGAGTTCCTGCGTGAGAAGCCCCGCCTGTCCCACACAGACAAGAACCTGATTGACTCTATGGACCAGGCTGTCTTTGCAGGCTTCTCTTTCATCAACCCCAAGATGGAATGCATTATGGACAGTTGA
- the LOC121578203 gene encoding protein kinase C delta type isoform X2 has translation MEPFLRIAFNAFDVGVLPPLTNTPFCAIKMKESFITERGKTLVQRKPTMYPAWKSSFDAHILEGRVLQVVLMKTTEEPLAEATVGMSVLAERCKKGNGCAEFWVDLQPSGKVQMAVQFFVEDTDTAAFKSTVKGREEEDGARTLYRRKAIKQAKVHYIKNHEFTATFFGQPTFCSVCREFVWGLNKQGYKCRQCNAAIHKKCIDKIIGRCTGTAANSRDTMFQKERFKIDMPHRFKSHNYMSPTFCDHCGSMLWGMVKQGIKCEDCSMNIHHKCQKKVGNLCGINQKLLSEALNQVSQKSISRSESNNSKSTDTGIYQDFNKSPGVDPSEANENLWEGGKVPAPTSIAPKIHLTIDNFVFHKVLGKGSFGKVLLAELKGRGEYFAVKALKKDVVLMDDDVECTLVEKRVLALAWDNPFLTHLYSTFQTREHLFFVMEYLNGGDLMFHIQDKGRFDLYRATFYSAEIVIGLQFLHSKGIIYRDLKLDNVMLDRDGHIKIADFGMCKENMFGANRATTFCGTPDYIAPEILLGQKYTFSVDWWSFGVLVYEMLIGQSPFQGDDEEELFESIRMDVPHYPGWITKEAKDLLEKLFERDPSHRLGVVGNIHGHSFFKTLNWPALEKREVEPPFKPKVKAPNDCSNFDREFLREKPRLSHTDKNLIDSMDQAVFAGFSFINPKMECIMDS, from the exons ATGGAGCCCTTCCTGCGCATAGCCTTTAATGCATTTGATGTGGGGGTCCTGCCCCCCCTGACTAACACTCCCTTCTGTGCCATTAAGATGAAGGAGTCCTTCATCACTG AGCGGGGGAAGACCCTGGTCCAGAGGAAACCCACTATGTACCCAGCCTGGAAGTCCAGTTTTGACGCCCACATCTTGGAGGGCCGTGTCCTGCAGGTGGTTCTGATGAAGACCACAGAGGAGCCATTGGCCGAGGCCACGGTGGGCATGTCCGTGCTGGCCGAGCGCTGTAAGAAGGGCAACGGCTGTGCTGAATTCTGGGTAGACCTGCAGCCTTCTGGGAAGGTTCAAATGGCTGTCCAGTTCTTTGTGGAGGACACAGACACAGCAG CGTTTAAATCGACAGTGAAGGGGCGTGAAGAGGAGGACGGGGCGAGAACACTGTACCGAAGGAAAGCCATTAAACAGGCCAAGGTCCACTACATCAAGAACCATGAATTCACTGCCACCTTCTTTGGACAGCCCACCTTCTGCTCTGTCTGCAGGGAGTTTGTCTG GGGACTCAACAAGCAAGGCTACAAGTGCCGAC AATGCAATGCGGCTATCCACAAGAAATGCATCGACAAAATCATTGGGAGATGCACCGGAACAGCAGCCAACAGTAGAGACACTATG TTCCAGAAGGAGCGCTTTAAGATCGACATGCCGCATCGCTTCAAGAGCCACAACTACATGAGCCCCACCTTCTGTGACCACTGTGGCAGTATGCTGTGGGGAATGGTCAAGCAGGGCATCAAGTGTGAAG ATTGTTCCATGAACATCCATCACAAGTGTCAGAAGAAAGTGGGCAATCTCTGTGGAATCAACCAGAAACTTCTGTCTGAGGCCCTCAaccaagttagccag AAATCCATAAGTAGGTCTGAATCCAACAACTCCAagtcaacagacactggaatctACCAGGACTTCAACAAAAGCCCAGGAGTGGACCCTAGTG AAGCCAATGAGAACCTGTGGGAAGGTGGTAAGGTCCCTGCCCCCACCAGCATCGCTCCCAAGATCCACCTCACCATCGACAACTTTGTGTTCCACAAGGTGCTGGGCAAGGGCAGCTTTGGCAAG GTCCTGCTGGCTGAGCTGAAGGGGCGAGGGGAATACTTTGCTGTGAAGGCCCTGAAGAAAGATGTGGTTCTGATGGATGATGATGTAGAGTGTACCTTGGTGGAGAAGAGagtcctggccctggcctgggacAACCCCTTCCTCACACACCTTTACTCCACCTTCCAGACTAGG GAACACCTGTTTTTCGTGATGGAGTACCTGAATGGAGGAGACCTGATGTTCCACATACAGGATAAGGGTCGCTTTGACCTCTACAGAGCCAC GTTCTACTCAGCAGAGATCGTAATTGGACTGCAGTTTCTCCATTCCAAAGGAATTATTTACAG GGACCTGAAGCTGGACAATGTGATGCTGGACAGGGACGGCCACATTAAGATTGCTGACTTTGGAATGTGCAAGGAGAACATGTTTGGAGCGAATCGGGCCACCACTTTCTGTGGGACGCCGGACTACATCGCACCAgag ATCCTGCTGGGACAGAAGTACACCTTCTCCGTGGACTGGTGGTCGTTTGGGGTGCTGGTGTATGAGATGCTGATTGGCCAGTCGCCGTTCCAGGGTGATGACGAGGAAGAGCTGTTTGAGTCCATCAGGATGGACGTGCCTCACTACCCTGGCTGGATCACCAAGGAGGCCAAGGACCTGCTGGAGAAG CTGTTTGAACGAGACCCCAGTCACAGACTAGGGGTGGTGGGGAACATCCATGGACACTCCTTCTTCAAGACCCTCAATTGGCCTGccctggagaagagagaggtggaaCCCCCCTTCAAACCTAAAGTG AAAGCCCCGAATGACTGCAGCAACTTTGACCGGGAGTTCCTGCGTGAGAAGCCCCGCCTGTCCCACACAGACAAGAACCTGATTGACTCTATGGACCAGGCTGTCTTTGCAGGCTTCTCTTTCATCAACCCCAAGATGGAATGCATTATGGACAGTTGA